In the Aneurinibacillus soli genome, one interval contains:
- a CDS encoding Ger(x)C family spore germination protein — protein sequence MKRICFSSALIFVFLLMTGCWDQDLLKDARLLYGGGFDLAPNGKLLATFVIRDMPTSEQQSPKNEVIYAVGNTPREGREKADEQISRKLRAYRNRIILIGEELAKQDIHQLLDIFYRDPKSALNARIGVAQGKAADILSLKKVGNVLIAEEIDELIKSKEETTTVPKVTIETIYPVMMDPGEDFVLPYIRKKGKRVNVSSVAMFHKYQFTGTLSSDESTMYLLLKGNKEKVAGFTQKISSGKGQKNVYNFLTFNVEKSKPKMKVLIQPNDQIMIRLDLKLKVSVIEYPKELLRDKKTVARLNQLLSKEMTDLANKTLKEMQKARCDGLGIGRQLMAFHPEIWKKQKGDWGSNYQKVHFVPMVQVEITKKGILD from the coding sequence ATGAAAAGGATCTGCTTTTCAAGCGCTCTTATTTTTGTTTTCCTATTGATGACCGGGTGTTGGGATCAAGATCTTTTAAAGGATGCTCGTTTGCTTTATGGAGGAGGGTTTGACCTCGCGCCGAATGGGAAGCTTCTAGCTACCTTTGTCATACGGGACATGCCCACTAGCGAACAACAGAGCCCTAAAAACGAGGTGATATACGCGGTTGGCAATACGCCAAGGGAAGGCCGTGAAAAAGCGGATGAGCAGATATCCCGGAAGCTTCGTGCTTACAGAAATCGGATCATTCTCATTGGAGAAGAGCTGGCAAAACAAGATATTCATCAGCTCCTCGATATTTTTTACCGCGATCCAAAGAGCGCTTTAAATGCGAGGATTGGAGTGGCGCAAGGAAAGGCGGCAGACATACTTTCTCTTAAAAAAGTAGGGAATGTCTTAATTGCAGAAGAAATTGATGAATTAATCAAGAGCAAAGAAGAGACTACAACAGTTCCTAAGGTGACCATTGAAACGATTTACCCTGTGATGATGGACCCCGGAGAGGATTTTGTTCTTCCGTACATTAGGAAAAAAGGGAAACGAGTGAACGTTTCGAGTGTTGCCATGTTTCATAAGTATCAATTTACAGGGACACTGAGCTCTGATGAATCTACCATGTATTTACTTTTGAAAGGTAACAAGGAGAAAGTCGCAGGTTTCACCCAAAAAATAAGTAGCGGAAAGGGTCAAAAAAATGTCTATAATTTTTTGACTTTTAATGTAGAAAAATCAAAGCCAAAGATGAAAGTGCTGATTCAACCGAACGATCAAATTATGATTAGGCTGGATCTGAAATTGAAAGTGAGTGTCATTGAATATCCTAAGGAGCTTTTACGTGATAAAAAAACAGTTGCTCGATTAAACCAGCTTTTATCCAAAGAGATGACTGATTTGGCAAATAAAACGCTTAAAGAAATGCAAAAAGCTCGCTGTGACGGATTAGGTATCGGCAGACAACTTATGGCATTCCATCCTGAAATTTGGAAGAAACAGAAGGGAGACTGGGGGAGCAACTATCAAAAAGTACATTTTGTTCCTATGGTTCAAGTAGAAATTACAAAGAAAGGGATTTTAGACTAA
- a CDS encoding DUF4309 domain-containing protein has protein sequence MMNVKKVVLGVFTTALLLTSSSLTPVLADSTKHVPQTQKQTIDMQTTKAIQNVMQLAKQGKLPNVPFQIGTPKSTIIKQWGMPKYGAEGAKSNKYSFLDYTNKKHTSFEATDKLLRIDLQDPTLNKRVTLSKLEQVVGKPVAVDGSANTKYLTYKAGGYTIKFVFDIIKKGEDPKLMTVILTKANYWK, from the coding sequence ATGATGAACGTAAAAAAAGTTGTATTAGGAGTATTTACTACTGCATTACTGTTAACATCCAGCTCACTTACACCAGTTTTAGCTGATTCTACAAAACATGTTCCGCAAACACAAAAGCAAACGATAGACATGCAAACAACAAAAGCGATTCAAAATGTCATGCAGCTTGCTAAACAAGGGAAATTACCAAACGTACCATTCCAAATCGGAACCCCAAAATCTACGATAATTAAACAGTGGGGTATGCCTAAATATGGAGCAGAAGGGGCTAAAAGTAATAAGTATAGCTTTTTAGACTATACGAATAAAAAACATACAAGTTTTGAAGCAACCGACAAATTACTTCGTATTGATTTACAAGATCCAACTTTAAACAAGAGAGTGACCCTGTCTAAACTGGAACAAGTAGTAGGAAAACCTGTTGCTGTAGATGGCTCAGCCAACACAAAGTATCTTACTTACAAAGCTGGTGGCTATACGATTAAGTTTGTCTTTGATATCATAAAAAAAGGAGAAGATCCGAAATTAATGACGGTAATCTTAACGAAAGCTAACTATTGGAAATAG
- a CDS encoding spore germination protein, whose translation MMDFLKKLISNNRTEKRPDIKINVSPSLQKNKEYIQNQMFHSSDLKWRSIRFNQVEGLIVFFESLSDQQRIQKEIIRPLEENKEGTVDEIITSVEIARKSDLSQLPQTLVQGNCVLLFEGTAEAFIVGVVADYKRGILEPVNEGVIRGAHDGFIENLITNLYLVRKRIENPDLVVRYYQVGKATKTKLALLYMQDLANPELVKEVDHRLGSIVMDTTISPGFIAELIEDNPFSLFPQILFTERPDRAVAHLMEGRVVILSDGDPSALILPVTFFAFFQSPDDYHSRWIVGSLVRFIRLMSFIVASLVPALYIAVIGFHPEILPSNLIYTVKSSIDRVPFPPIVEAFLMQIALEVLREAGVRLPSRVGQTIGFVGGLVIGESVVRAGLISYPMVIVVALTAISSFVAPSNEISTTTRILGFPLMILASMFGLFGIMYGLLFILIHLCKLESFGTAYFAPVMPLRIKDLKDTFIRFPIWSLNQRPHDPHAKRLNQERYSRGWEQDEPGKE comes from the coding sequence ATGATGGATTTTTTAAAAAAATTGATTTCGAACAACCGTACAGAGAAAAGACCTGACATAAAAATAAACGTATCTCCTTCCTTGCAAAAAAATAAGGAGTACATTCAAAACCAGATGTTTCATTCAAGTGATCTGAAGTGGCGGAGCATTAGGTTTAATCAAGTAGAAGGGCTCATCGTTTTTTTTGAATCCCTGTCTGATCAACAGAGAATTCAAAAAGAGATCATTCGGCCTTTAGAAGAAAATAAAGAAGGAACCGTGGATGAAATTATTACTTCTGTGGAGATTGCGAGGAAATCGGATCTTAGCCAGTTGCCCCAAACCTTAGTGCAAGGAAATTGCGTGTTGTTATTTGAAGGTACAGCAGAAGCTTTTATTGTCGGCGTGGTGGCAGATTATAAACGGGGTATCTTAGAGCCAGTGAACGAAGGAGTCATTCGCGGCGCTCATGATGGTTTTATAGAGAACCTCATCACGAATCTGTATCTGGTCCGAAAGCGTATTGAAAATCCGGACCTGGTCGTTCGTTATTACCAGGTCGGAAAGGCAACTAAAACAAAATTGGCTCTTCTCTATATGCAGGATCTGGCGAATCCGGAGCTGGTCAAAGAAGTGGATCACAGACTTGGTTCCATTGTGATGGACACTACGATCTCACCCGGATTCATTGCTGAATTGATTGAGGATAACCCATTTTCTCTATTTCCGCAAATCTTATTTACGGAAAGGCCGGATCGGGCAGTAGCTCATCTCATGGAAGGACGTGTCGTTATTTTATCTGATGGAGATCCATCTGCGCTGATTTTGCCGGTGACTTTCTTTGCCTTTTTTCAAAGCCCGGATGATTATCACAGCAGGTGGATTGTCGGATCGCTCGTTCGATTTATTCGTTTGATGAGCTTTATCGTTGCATCTCTAGTACCTGCTTTATATATTGCCGTTATTGGTTTCCATCCCGAAATTCTTCCTTCAAATTTGATTTATACCGTAAAAAGTAGCATAGATAGGGTTCCATTTCCACCCATTGTAGAAGCTTTTCTTATGCAGATTGCCTTAGAGGTGCTACGTGAAGCAGGAGTTCGGTTGCCAAGCCGAGTAGGTCAAACCATCGGCTTTGTTGGCGGCTTGGTCATCGGTGAATCAGTCGTGCGAGCTGGATTGATTTCATATCCCATGGTTATCGTTGTCGCTTTAACCGCTATTTCGTCATTTGTAGCCCCGTCTAATGAGATAAGTACGACCACTCGCATTCTAGGCTTCCCGCTCATGATCCTGGCTTCAATGTTCGGTCTGTTCGGGATCATGTATGGTCTTCTTTTTATCTTAATTCACTTATGTAAATTAGAGAGCTTTGGTACAGCCTATTTTGCGCCTGTTATGCCTCTTCGAATCAAAGATTTGAAGGATACATTTATACGCTTTCCAATCTGGAGCTTGAATCAGCGTCCCCATGACCCTCATGCAAAAAGGTTAAATCAAGAAAGATATTCAAGGGGGTGGGAACAGGATGAACCCGGAAAAGAGTAA
- a CDS encoding DUF2252 domain-containing protein, which translates to MVTHLLEQVKKTRKTLRQQIIAAVLNQFDEQSMKLDRSMRQEKYRKMMGNPFRFYRGSAYLFYYDVTNVPFSFHTPEDKPTWIQGDLHFENFGAFQNEQGHIVYDVNDFDEGYMGSYLYDILRMTTSIALFCEGQGLGEDEQTENIAAYVAAYYKQLLRFERKKEDPVTLFFTKDNTEGPIRKVLKKLEKRQASEWLEGITSVGEDSRRCFVLTDEIQPVSNEERAVLEQVWTEYMESLDVEDRRAHEFYRIKDIAHKHGSGTASIGLARYYVLIEGDGQGELDDLVLEVKEVRTPIPAYFLPYNEGFWQRHSHQGERVITTQKAMHHHEDPYLGFITIGDRHFYVRERSPFKKRVKAKHLTDVKEINSTVEIMGRITAKIHARADTDVQRDLLSYHSEEEILRAIGGDFEAFCAQIIFWSMMYKQQVKEDYVLFCDWCREEFDI; encoded by the coding sequence ATGGTTACTCATTTGCTTGAACAGGTAAAAAAAACAAGAAAAACCTTACGCCAGCAGATCATCGCAGCCGTGTTAAATCAGTTTGATGAGCAGAGTATGAAGTTAGATCGAAGTATGAGACAAGAGAAATATCGCAAAATGATGGGAAATCCTTTTCGCTTCTATAGAGGGAGTGCCTATTTATTTTATTATGATGTAACGAATGTTCCATTTTCTTTTCATACACCCGAGGATAAACCGACATGGATTCAAGGGGATTTGCATTTCGAGAACTTCGGTGCCTTTCAGAATGAGCAAGGGCATATCGTGTATGATGTGAATGATTTTGACGAAGGATACATGGGGTCTTATTTATACGACATTTTGCGTATGACAACAAGCATTGCGCTGTTTTGTGAAGGACAGGGGCTCGGTGAGGATGAGCAGACAGAAAATATTGCAGCGTATGTAGCTGCTTATTACAAACAGCTACTACGATTTGAACGGAAAAAAGAAGACCCTGTTACGTTATTTTTCACGAAAGATAATACAGAAGGGCCGATACGCAAAGTATTGAAGAAGCTAGAAAAGCGACAGGCGAGCGAATGGCTTGAAGGAATTACGTCTGTTGGGGAAGACAGCCGCCGTTGTTTCGTGTTGACAGATGAAATCCAACCTGTGAGCAATGAAGAACGTGCCGTGCTCGAACAAGTATGGACGGAGTATATGGAGAGTCTAGATGTGGAAGATCGGCGTGCCCATGAGTTCTACCGGATTAAAGATATCGCACACAAGCATGGTTCGGGAACGGCTTCCATTGGCCTTGCGCGATATTATGTGCTTATAGAGGGAGATGGACAAGGGGAACTGGATGATCTTGTATTGGAAGTAAAAGAGGTGCGTACACCCATTCCGGCGTATTTCTTGCCGTATAATGAGGGATTTTGGCAGCGTCATTCCCATCAAGGGGAAAGGGTTATTACTACACAGAAAGCCATGCATCATCATGAGGACCCGTATCTTGGATTTATTACTATAGGGGATCGACATTTTTATGTACGGGAACGTTCACCATTCAAGAAGCGGGTGAAAGCGAAGCATTTGACGGATGTGAAAGAAATCAATTCGACAGTCGAGATTATGGGACGGATCACGGCAAAGATTCATGCACGTGCGGATACAGACGTGCAGCGAGATCTCCTTTCTTATCATAGTGAAGAAGAGATTCTACGTGCGATTGGTGGGGATTTTGAAGCGTTTTGTGCACAGATAATATTTTGGTCAATGATGTATAAGCAGCAAGTGAAGGAAGACTATGTGTTGTTTTGTGATTGGTGCAGGGAAGAATTTGATATATAA
- a CDS encoding RsiV family protein, which translates to MSEQLEQLKRKYENIPIPDELDFVVKKALKQKKKRYVKTKSLVGIGAAAIVLIAGINTSPTFAKVLSEVPLVDSLVKVVTFKEFKVDDGDAQANFKVPAITNMGNKDLEATLNNKYLEENKKMYNDFMAEMKEVNENGGGHVGVDSGYVVKTNNDRILAVGRYVVNTVGSSSTTFKYDTVDKKNQLLITLPSLFKDDSYISRISENIKEQMRQQMKKDPDKFYWVEGTGSKDPMIDYFKTISKDQAFYINNEGKLVISFDKYEVAPGYMGVLEFIIPTNTIADLLVSKEYIK; encoded by the coding sequence ATGAGCGAACAGCTGGAACAATTGAAACGGAAATATGAGAATATACCGATCCCGGATGAATTGGATTTCGTCGTGAAGAAAGCCCTCAAGCAAAAAAAGAAAAGATATGTGAAGACGAAGAGTCTTGTTGGGATCGGTGCAGCGGCTATTGTATTGATCGCAGGGATCAATACTAGCCCTACCTTTGCAAAAGTCTTATCAGAAGTGCCCTTGGTTGACTCGCTTGTCAAGGTAGTAACTTTCAAAGAATTTAAAGTAGATGATGGAGATGCTCAAGCCAATTTTAAAGTACCTGCCATTACGAACATGGGAAATAAAGACTTAGAAGCTACTTTAAACAACAAATATCTGGAAGAAAATAAAAAGATGTACAATGATTTCATGGCCGAAATGAAGGAAGTAAACGAAAATGGCGGAGGTCATGTAGGTGTGGATAGCGGTTATGTGGTCAAAACCAACAATGATCGGATCCTTGCTGTGGGCAGGTATGTTGTAAATACGGTTGGTTCTTCGTCGACAACGTTTAAATACGATACGGTAGACAAGAAAAATCAACTTTTGATTACCTTGCCAAGTTTATTTAAAGATGACAGCTACATAAGTCGGATCAGTGAAAATATTAAGGAACAGATGAGACAGCAGATGAAGAAAGATCCCGATAAGTTTTATTGGGTAGAAGGTACAGGGAGTAAGGACCCTATGATAGACTACTTTAAAACGATTTCTAAAGATCAAGCCTTTTATATTAACAATGAAGGAAAGCTTGTTATCTCCTTTGATAAATATGAAGTCGCTCCAGGATATATGGGCGTGTTGGAGTTTATCATACCGACCAACACAATTGCTGATTTATTAGTTAGTAAAGAATATATAAAATAG
- a CDS encoding sigma-70 family RNA polymerase sigma factor, with protein sequence MNRKLEKLLIRLITENKENVYRLAFSYVKNAEDALDIVQDSIHKALSSSETLKSEGSMKGWFYRIVVNTSLDFLRKQGKIQLMDDKTLEFHSPISEDAYHDIDLEKALDELPHAFRTVVILRYFEDLKIEEIAEVLDENISTVKTRLYTALRKLRIKMGNELLEEAK encoded by the coding sequence ATGAATAGGAAGTTAGAAAAATTACTTATACGTTTAATTACGGAAAATAAAGAGAATGTGTATCGGTTAGCGTTCAGCTATGTAAAGAATGCAGAAGATGCACTGGATATTGTTCAGGATTCTATACATAAGGCTTTGTCATCATCAGAAACCTTAAAATCCGAAGGTTCGATGAAAGGCTGGTTTTATAGGATTGTGGTGAATACATCGCTCGATTTCCTGAGAAAACAAGGGAAAATTCAACTTATGGATGATAAAACGTTGGAATTTCATAGCCCCATAAGTGAAGACGCTTATCATGATATTGATTTGGAGAAGGCTCTGGATGAATTACCTCATGCCTTTCGGACTGTGGTTATACTTAGATACTTTGAAGATTTAAAAATTGAAGAAATTGCGGAAGTGCTGGACGAAAATATCAGCACCGTAAAAACACGATTGTATACAGCACTTCGTAAACTGCGAATTAAAATGGGCAATGAACTTCTGGAGGAGGCAAAGTAA
- a CDS encoding GerAB/ArcD/ProY family transporter has protein sequence MNPEKSKITQGQLMFFVIQSQVGVGILSLPHKLQDTAKGGAWISSLIAGLAVQVIILILWALCRRFPSDTIYSFLPKIAGNLLGNLLGFAYIGYFLFSAGTVLALFADVVGKWVLQATPRWALLILTLLTCIYLVKERLRVIARMFVISSLTIIVMVLFSLIGYTHANITYIFPIMEAGWWGIIKAANDALFPLVGYEVLLVIYPFVEGKSYGKLKAASLGNMLITLFYTFEVFTSLIIFSPGVMPAISEPLLYMLKGFSFQIIQRIDLIFLSLWIFIVSNAIASWLYMATVGLGRFFHRGKHKKAVPYAACIVFILAMIAQDPSITDLYDRMIRIFHYTFVVGLPLILLIFSYLSRKRRAEAR, from the coding sequence ATGAACCCGGAAAAGAGTAAAATTACTCAGGGACAGCTTATGTTTTTTGTTATACAGTCTCAAGTGGGTGTTGGAATTTTATCCCTTCCACATAAATTACAAGATACCGCCAAGGGAGGAGCGTGGATCTCTAGCTTAATCGCCGGCTTGGCTGTACAAGTGATTATTTTGATTCTTTGGGCTCTGTGCAGACGATTTCCTTCCGATACGATATACAGTTTCTTGCCAAAAATCGCCGGAAATCTTTTGGGAAATCTGCTTGGTTTTGCTTATATCGGCTATTTTCTTTTTTCTGCTGGAACAGTTTTAGCCTTATTTGCCGATGTCGTGGGAAAGTGGGTGCTGCAAGCAACACCAAGATGGGCATTATTAATTCTCACCCTTCTTACCTGTATATATTTAGTGAAAGAACGCCTTCGAGTGATTGCTAGAATGTTTGTCATATCTTCGTTAACGATCATTGTGATGGTATTATTTTCCTTGATCGGTTATACTCATGCGAATATTACATACATATTTCCTATAATGGAAGCCGGATGGTGGGGGATCATCAAAGCCGCAAATGATGCATTGTTTCCTTTAGTCGGTTACGAAGTTCTATTGGTGATTTATCCTTTTGTTGAAGGGAAAAGCTACGGGAAATTAAAGGCGGCATCTTTAGGAAATATGTTGATTACACTTTTTTACACATTTGAGGTGTTTACCAGTTTAATCATTTTCAGTCCGGGGGTTATGCCTGCCATCTCGGAACCGCTCCTCTATATGCTGAAAGGTTTTTCTTTCCAGATTATTCAGCGGATCGATTTAATCTTTTTATCTTTATGGATTTTTATTGTTAGCAATGCTATTGCCTCTTGGTTATATATGGCGACAGTAGGTTTAGGTCGCTTCTTTCACCGGGGTAAACATAAAAAAGCAGTTCCCTATGCCGCTTGCATTGTCTTTATTCTGGCTATGATTGCTCAAGATCCATCGATCACTGACCTGTACGATCGAATGATTAGGATTTTTCATTATACGTTCGTGGTTGGGCTTCCTTTGATCCTGCTCATCTTCTCGTATCTTTCTAGAAAAAGGAGGGCGGAAGCCAGATGA